A region of Sphingobium baderi DNA encodes the following proteins:
- a CDS encoding sensor histidine kinase, translated as MRRGNDRFIERLPLALGQRWMGFFWAALFCLAALGLRLAMRPLLLSAAPFAAFFPAVILSAFLFGVWPGLWAAMLGLLFGSYFFLLPYTGYEVTPHLVMILCLYVIVMVVAIALIHFMQRVNFHLAVERKRSRELADTKDLLFRELQHRVSNNLQVVAAMLALQRRDIDDDAARRALDDASARLALIGKISRAMYHPSGEGQDVGAFLTTLCGDIIEASGRQDIAVHVAAPRQLLLASHVSVPLALIVAEAVSNAIEHGLPDRAGTVRVSLDASEEGFALRVVDDGKGITAGEEIGASNSLGLRIAAALAAQLGGRFVLEPGAGGGAVARLDLPPSANVTSD; from the coding sequence ATGCGGCGCGGGAATGATCGATTCATAGAACGTTTGCCGCTTGCGCTCGGCCAGCGCTGGATGGGCTTTTTCTGGGCGGCCTTATTTTGCCTTGCGGCATTGGGGCTGCGTCTGGCCATGAGGCCATTGTTGCTGAGCGCCGCGCCCTTCGCCGCCTTTTTCCCGGCGGTGATTCTGTCGGCCTTTTTGTTCGGGGTGTGGCCGGGCCTGTGGGCGGCGATGCTGGGACTGCTGTTTGGCAGCTATTTTTTCCTGCTTCCTTATACGGGATATGAAGTCACGCCCCACCTGGTGATGATCCTGTGCCTTTATGTAATAGTCATGGTCGTGGCTATCGCCCTGATCCATTTCATGCAGCGGGTGAATTTTCATCTGGCCGTGGAACGCAAGCGCAGCCGGGAACTGGCGGATACCAAGGATCTGCTGTTTCGCGAATTGCAGCATCGCGTATCGAATAATCTGCAGGTGGTCGCGGCCATGTTGGCCCTGCAACGCCGTGATATCGATGATGACGCCGCACGCCGCGCGCTGGATGATGCGTCGGCCAGGCTGGCATTGATCGGCAAGATCAGCCGCGCCATGTATCATCCGTCCGGAGAAGGACAGGATGTCGGCGCGTTTCTGACGACATTGTGTGGCGATATTATCGAAGCCAGCGGACGGCAGGACATTGCCGTCCATGTCGCAGCCCCGCGTCAATTGCTGCTCGCATCGCATGTCAGCGTTCCGTTGGCGCTGATCGTGGCGGAGGCGGTTAGCAACGCGATCGAACATGGCCTGCCCGATCGCGCGGGCACGGTACGCGTTTCGCTGGACGCATCGGAGGAAGGGTTTGCCCTGCGGGTCGTCGATGACGGCAAGGGCATAACGGCAGGTGAGGAAATCGGCGCTTCGAACAGCCTGGGCCTTCGCATCGCGGCTGCATTGGCGGCCCAGCTTGGCGGGCGTTTCGTGCTGGAGCCGGGCGCCGGCGGCGGAGCGGTTGCGCGCCTTGATCTTCCGCCATCGGCGAATGTAACATCCGACTAA
- a CDS encoding outer membrane protein assembly factor BamD, whose product MLTKTMMRLGAAAALVLLAGCATSKNKADTQYVARDVSTLYNAGKYRLDRGQYKLAAALFDEVERQHPYSPWARRAQLMSAFSYYMNRNYNESIGAAQRFLSIHTGNKDASYAYYLIALCYYEQIADVTRDQKITQQALDSLGELIRRYPDTRYASDARLKVDLVNDHLAGKEMEIGRFYQRRGQWLAATLRFRTVIDKFQTTTHTPEALERLVESYLALGIPDEAKKAAAVLGANYPGTKWYERSFKLIREYAPKA is encoded by the coding sequence ATGCTGACGAAAACCATGATGCGCCTTGGCGCTGCCGCCGCTCTGGTCCTGCTCGCGGGATGTGCGACATCGAAGAACAAGGCCGACACCCAATATGTCGCCCGTGACGTGTCCACGCTCTACAATGCGGGTAAATACCGGCTGGATCGCGGACAATATAAGCTGGCGGCCGCATTATTCGACGAAGTGGAACGCCAGCACCCCTATTCGCCATGGGCGCGGCGCGCGCAGCTCATGTCGGCGTTCAGCTATTACATGAATCGCAACTATAATGAATCGATCGGCGCGGCGCAGCGTTTTCTGTCGATCCATACCGGCAACAAGGACGCTTCCTACGCTTATTATCTGATCGCGCTCTGCTATTATGAGCAGATTGCAGACGTCACCCGCGACCAGAAGATCACGCAGCAGGCGCTGGATTCGCTGGGCGAATTGATCCGCCGTTATCCCGATACGCGCTATGCCTCCGATGCCCGCCTCAAGGTCGACCTCGTCAACGACCATCTGGCTGGCAAGGAAATGGAGATTGGCCGCTTTTATCAGCGCCGTGGCCAGTGGCTGGCGGCAACGCTGCGTTTTCGCACGGTGATCGACAAATTTCAGACCACGACTCACACGCCCGAAGCGCTGGAGCGTCTGGTCGAAAGCTATCTTGCCCTGGGTATTCCCGATGAGGCGAAGAAGGCAGCGGCTGTCCTGGGGGCCAACTATCCCGGCACCAAATGGTATGAACGCTCCTTCAAGCTCATTCGGGAATATGCACCCAAGGCATAG
- the recN gene encoding DNA repair protein RecN — MLTALSIRNVVLIEALDLEFGPGLGVLTGETGAGKSILLDSLGLALGARADSGLVRNGESQASVTATFDAPAPDHRAFALLAENMIALEPGEPLIIRRTLKADGGSRAFVNDQPCSAALLRELGGTLVEIHGQHDDRGLLNPRGHRTLLDVYGRCDVAHVAAAYMAWRTAADALADARETVRSAARDRDYLTHAVEELARFAPGPGEEAALADERATMQKGARLTDDLAAVTECLTGSDGGLAQLRQAARRLDRIVVEYAPLADVLAALDRAVIEAGEAEERLSESAEALSFDPARLDAIETRLFDLRGLARKHQVQPDDLAALREEMADRLSAIEGGEEHLATLEAAVAAKADAYRQAAQELSTERQSAAQRLDAAVAAELAPLKLDAARFRTVVAPLDEGQWSAQGLDRVEYEISTNPGAPFAPLVKIASGGELSRFILALKVALAERGGADTLIFDEIDRGVGGAVASAIGDRLARLAQSSQILVVTHSPQVAARGAGHMLIAKSSDGTVTRTGVHALDAGERREEIARMLSGAEITAEARAQAERLLEV; from the coding sequence ATGCTGACCGCCCTGTCCATTCGCAACGTCGTGCTGATCGAGGCGCTCGATCTGGAGTTCGGGCCAGGTCTGGGCGTGCTGACGGGGGAAACCGGGGCGGGCAAATCGATCCTGCTCGATTCTCTGGGACTGGCGCTGGGCGCGCGGGCCGACAGCGGGCTTGTGCGGAACGGCGAATCGCAGGCAAGCGTCACCGCGACGTTCGATGCGCCTGCGCCAGACCATCGTGCCTTCGCGCTCCTTGCAGAAAACATGATCGCCCTTGAACCGGGCGAACCGCTCATCATCCGAAGGACGCTCAAGGCCGATGGTGGGAGCCGGGCTTTTGTGAACGATCAACCCTGCTCCGCTGCGCTGTTGCGGGAACTGGGCGGGACGCTGGTTGAAATTCACGGGCAGCACGATGATCGGGGATTGCTCAATCCGCGCGGTCATCGGACGCTGTTAGATGTCTATGGGCGCTGCGATGTCGCCCATGTCGCTGCGGCCTATATGGCATGGCGAACGGCTGCCGATGCCTTGGCGGATGCACGGGAAACGGTTCGCAGCGCAGCGCGTGACCGCGATTACCTGACCCATGCGGTCGAGGAACTAGCGCGATTTGCGCCGGGACCGGGCGAAGAAGCGGCTTTGGCCGACGAACGGGCCACCATGCAGAAGGGCGCTCGCCTGACCGATGATCTTGCCGCCGTGACGGAGTGCCTGACAGGATCGGACGGCGGACTGGCGCAATTGCGGCAGGCGGCGCGGCGGCTGGACCGGATTGTGGTGGAATATGCTCCGCTGGCCGATGTGCTGGCGGCGCTCGACCGTGCCGTGATCGAGGCCGGGGAGGCGGAGGAGCGGCTGAGTGAGTCGGCCGAGGCGTTGAGTTTCGATCCGGCAAGACTGGATGCGATCGAAACGCGCCTGTTCGATCTGCGCGGCCTTGCCCGCAAGCATCAGGTGCAGCCCGATGACCTCGCAGCATTGCGGGAAGAGATGGCAGACAGACTTTCCGCCATCGAAGGGGGTGAGGAACATCTCGCCACGCTGGAAGCGGCCGTCGCGGCCAAAGCGGATGCTTACCGGCAAGCGGCGCAAGAGCTCTCGACCGAGCGCCAATCGGCGGCGCAGCGGCTGGATGCGGCCGTCGCGGCGGAACTGGCACCCTTGAAACTGGATGCGGCTCGTTTCCGCACGGTGGTGGCGCCGCTGGACGAGGGCCAGTGGAGCGCGCAGGGTCTGGATCGGGTTGAATATGAGATATCGACCAATCCCGGCGCACCCTTCGCACCGCTGGTGAAGATCGCTTCGGGCGGCGAATTGTCGCGTTTCATCCTGGCGTTGAAGGTGGCATTGGCGGAGCGGGGAGGGGCCGATACGTTGATCTTCGACGAGATAGATCGGGGCGTGGGCGGCGCGGTCGCGTCCGCTATCGGAGATCGCCTGGCCCGCTTGGCGCAAAGCAGCCAGATTCTGGTTGTCACCCATAGCCCGCAAGTCGCGGCCCGTGGAGCTGGGCACATGCTGATCGCCAAGTCCAGCGACGGGACGGTCACGCGTACCGGCGTCCATGCGCTCGATGCGGGCGAACGCCGTGAAGAGATTGCGCGCATGTTGTCCGGCGCGGAAATCACCGCAGAGGCGCGAGCGCAGGCCGAACGGTTACTGGAGGTCTGA
- the ligA gene encoding NAD-dependent DNA ligase LigA — protein MTEPASMTEAEAANRLMRLAKEIARHNRLYHDQDQPEITDAAYDALMRENNALEAAFPDLVRADSPNRQVGAAPTSGLKKVQHAIRMMSLDNGFADDDIAEFLARVRRFLALPEDVPVALTAEPKIDGLSCSLRYERGELVLAATRGDGATGEDVTANVRTITDIPERLTGANIPEIFEIRGEVYMAKADFAALNERLLAEADDPEKARQFANPRNAAAGSLRQKDATVTAGRPLRFLAHGWGECSAIPGETQLDVMRAINGWGLPVSDLLVRVDTLRAILEHYRRIEAERAELPFDIDGVVYKVARLDWQQRLGFVAKAPRWAIAHKFPAERAQTTLEAIDIQVGRTGKLTPVGRLTPVTVGGVVVSNVTLHNADEIERLGVRPGDRIVVQRAGDVIPQVVDNLTREDVRAPFLFPDHCPVCGSEAVREEGEVDIRCTGGLVCAAQRFERLRHFVSRGALDIEGLGEKTIEEFLDLGWISEPGDIFRLSAHRAALLGREGWKEKSVDNLLAAIEAKRKPDAARLLFGLGIRHVGAVTARDLLKRYTTLPAIRLLAQEIVALRDTMIRVEGEEESRFLNRRDKAIAEIIGVENVGAAVGHALADFFHEPHNVAVWDDLLGEVSPPDYVVQTTASAVTGKIVVFTGKLETMSRDEAKAQAERLGAKAAGSVSAKTDLVVAGPGAGSKLKQAAALGIEVIDEAAWAEIVKAAGQG, from the coding sequence ATGACTGAACCTGCCTCCATGACCGAAGCCGAAGCAGCCAATCGCCTGATGCGCCTTGCAAAGGAAATCGCGCGGCACAACCGGCTTTACCACGATCAGGATCAGCCGGAGATCACGGACGCGGCATATGACGCCCTGATGCGGGAAAACAATGCGCTGGAGGCAGCATTTCCTGACCTGGTGCGCGCGGATTCCCCCAATCGTCAGGTAGGGGCGGCCCCCACTTCCGGGCTGAAAAAAGTTCAGCATGCCATTCGCATGATGAGCCTGGACAATGGTTTCGCGGACGATGACATCGCGGAATTCCTTGCGCGTGTTCGCCGTTTTCTGGCTTTGCCGGAGGATGTGCCTGTCGCATTGACGGCGGAACCCAAAATAGACGGGCTTTCCTGTTCCCTGCGTTATGAGAGGGGCGAACTGGTGCTCGCGGCTACGCGGGGGGATGGCGCCACGGGTGAGGATGTGACCGCCAACGTCCGCACGATCACGGATATTCCAGAGAGGCTGACAGGCGCCAATATCCCGGAGATCTTCGAGATCAGGGGCGAAGTCTATATGGCGAAAGCCGATTTCGCTGCCCTGAACGAGCGCCTCCTTGCAGAAGCCGATGACCCGGAAAAGGCGCGGCAATTCGCCAATCCCCGCAATGCGGCCGCAGGTTCTCTTAGGCAGAAGGACGCCACGGTCACGGCTGGCCGTCCGCTTCGCTTCCTGGCGCATGGGTGGGGGGAATGTTCGGCGATACCCGGTGAAACCCAACTGGACGTGATGCGGGCCATAAATGGCTGGGGTTTGCCTGTTTCCGACCTGCTGGTCCGGGTCGATACGCTGCGCGCCATATTGGAGCATTATCGCCGGATCGAGGCAGAGCGCGCCGAACTGCCGTTTGATATCGACGGCGTCGTCTACAAGGTGGCCCGGCTCGACTGGCAGCAGAGGCTGGGCTTCGTGGCCAAGGCGCCCCGCTGGGCCATCGCGCATAAATTTCCGGCGGAACGAGCGCAAACCACTTTGGAAGCCATCGATATCCAGGTCGGGCGAACTGGTAAGCTGACCCCTGTGGGGCGGTTGACCCCCGTGACAGTCGGTGGCGTCGTGGTTTCCAACGTGACGCTCCACAATGCCGATGAGATCGAACGGCTGGGCGTTCGTCCGGGCGACCGGATCGTCGTGCAGCGCGCGGGGGACGTGATCCCGCAGGTCGTGGACAATCTCACCCGCGAGGATGTTCGCGCGCCTTTCCTTTTTCCCGATCATTGCCCGGTTTGTGGTTCCGAAGCCGTGCGGGAGGAGGGAGAAGTGGACATACGCTGCACTGGAGGACTTGTCTGTGCGGCCCAGCGGTTCGAGCGTTTGCGCCACTTCGTCAGCCGCGGTGCGCTGGATATAGAGGGCCTTGGCGAAAAGACGATCGAGGAATTTCTCGACCTTGGCTGGATTTCGGAGCCGGGCGATATTTTCCGTCTGTCAGCCCATCGCGCGGCGCTGCTCGGCCGGGAGGGATGGAAGGAGAAATCCGTCGACAATCTGCTCGCCGCGATTGAGGCGAAGCGGAAACCGGATGCGGCGCGGCTGCTTTTCGGGCTGGGGATACGTCATGTCGGCGCGGTGACCGCGCGCGACTTGTTGAAACGGTACACGACCTTGCCCGCCATCCGCTTGCTGGCGCAGGAGATCGTCGCCCTGCGCGATACCATGATACGGGTGGAAGGAGAGGAGGAAAGCCGTTTCCTCAACCGGCGGGACAAGGCGATTGCCGAAATCATCGGCGTCGAAAATGTCGGCGCGGCGGTCGGTCATGCGCTCGCCGATTTCTTCCATGAACCACATAATGTCGCGGTGTGGGACGATCTGCTGGGCGAAGTATCGCCGCCCGATTATGTGGTGCAAACCACGGCCAGCGCCGTCACGGGTAAGATCGTGGTGTTCACCGGCAAGCTGGAAACGATGAGCCGCGATGAGGCGAAGGCGCAGGCGGAACGTCTGGGCGCGAAGGCGGCGGGATCGGTCAGCGCCAAGACGGATCTGGTGGTCGCTGGCCCCGGCGCGGGTTCGAAGCTCAAGCAGGCTGCGGCTCTGGGCATAGAGGTGATCGATGAAGCCGCCTGGGCCGAGATCGTGAAGGCGGCGGGCCAGGGGTAA
- the yghU gene encoding glutathione-dependent disulfide-bond oxidoreductase, whose amino-acid sequence MTESYTPPRVWTWDKANGGTFANINRPIAGPTHDKDLPVGKHPLQLYSLATPNGQKVTILLEELLEAGHKEAEYDAWLIRIGEGDQFSSGFVSVNPNSKIPALMDHSVSPPQRIFESGAILLYLAEKFGAFLPADPAKRAATLSWLFWQMGSAPLLGGGFGHFFAYAPEKYEYPINRYTMEVKRQLDVLDRHLADNEYMAGDEYGIADMAIWPWYGGVVLNRTYEGAGEFLDGASYKHLNRWAKEIDARPAVKRGRIVNKVSGPLDEQLHERHEARDFQMKTQDKLEQAS is encoded by the coding sequence ATGACCGAAAGCTATACCCCGCCGCGCGTCTGGACATGGGACAAGGCGAATGGCGGCACATTCGCCAATATCAACCGCCCCATCGCCGGACCGACACATGACAAGGATCTGCCGGTCGGCAAACACCCACTGCAGCTTTATTCCCTCGCGACGCCCAATGGGCAAAAAGTCACAATCCTGCTTGAAGAACTGCTGGAAGCCGGACATAAGGAAGCGGAATATGACGCCTGGCTGATCCGCATCGGCGAAGGCGATCAATTTTCCAGCGGCTTCGTTTCCGTCAACCCCAACAGCAAGATTCCCGCGCTGATGGATCACAGCGTGTCTCCGCCCCAGCGCATATTCGAATCGGGCGCGATCCTGCTTTATCTGGCTGAAAAATTCGGCGCTTTCCTGCCTGCCGATCCGGCCAAGCGCGCGGCGACGCTGTCCTGGCTGTTCTGGCAGATGGGCAGCGCGCCCCTGCTGGGCGGCGGCTTTGGCCATTTCTTTGCCTATGCGCCGGAAAAATACGAATATCCGATCAATCGCTACACGATGGAGGTGAAGCGCCAGCTCGATGTGCTCGACCGCCATCTCGCGGACAATGAATATATGGCGGGCGATGAATATGGCATCGCGGATATGGCAATCTGGCCCTGGTATGGCGGCGTCGTCCTCAATCGCACTTACGAAGGGGCCGGCGAGTTTCTCGACGGAGCCAGTTACAAGCACCTCAATCGCTGGGCGAAAGAGATCGACGCACGTCCGGCCGTGAAGCGTGGCCGTATCGTCAACAAGGTCTCCGGTCCGCTGGACGAGCAGTTGCACGAACGCCATGAAGCCCGCGATTTCCAGATGAAAACGCAGGACAAGCTGGAGCAGGCGTCCTGA
- a CDS encoding universal stress protein translates to MRFSNIIVAVDVNDPDNGRAALARAAAIAGNEGRLHLLYVRYYLPSRYAELLAEDFDLHEQQDAMAAMREWCGDLSIDESRIDFITKRGPVRDEVISYAQAQAADLIVLGSHQPSFSSKLLGSNASAIAHHSPVSVLIARTGKK, encoded by the coding sequence ATGCGCTTTTCGAACATCATCGTAGCGGTGGACGTCAATGATCCGGATAATGGCCGCGCGGCCCTGGCGCGCGCTGCCGCCATCGCGGGGAACGAGGGGCGGCTTCACCTTCTCTATGTCCGCTATTATCTGCCGTCCCGCTATGCCGAACTGCTCGCGGAGGATTTCGATCTGCATGAACAGCAAGATGCCATGGCCGCCATGCGTGAATGGTGTGGAGATCTGAGTATCGACGAAAGCCGCATCGATTTCATCACCAAACGCGGTCCGGTGCGCGACGAGGTGATTTCCTACGCGCAGGCCCAGGCAGCCGACCTTATCGTCCTCGGCTCGCATCAACCCTCTTTCTCCTCGAAGCTGCTTGGATCGAATGCATCAGCCATCGCCCACCACTCGCCGGTGAGTGTCCTTATCGCGCGGACAGGAAAGAAATAA
- the groES gene encoding co-chaperone GroES produces MAFRPLHDRVLVRRVEAEEKTAGGIIIPDSAKEKPQEGEIVAVGTGSKAEDGKVTPLDVKAGDRILFGKWSGTEVKVDGEDLLIMKESDILGVVA; encoded by the coding sequence ATGGCATTTCGTCCGTTGCATGACCGCGTTCTCGTTCGCCGCGTAGAGGCGGAAGAGAAGACAGCTGGCGGCATCATTATCCCCGATTCCGCCAAGGAAAAGCCGCAGGAAGGCGAAATCGTCGCTGTCGGCACCGGCTCCAAGGCCGAAGACGGCAAGGTCACTCCGCTGGACGTCAAGGCCGGCGACCGCATCCTGTTCGGCAAATGGTCGGGCACCGAAGTCAAGGTCGACGGTGAAGACCTGCTCATCATGAAGGAATCGGACATTCTGGGCGTCGTCGCCTAA
- the groL gene encoding chaperonin GroEL (60 kDa chaperone family; promotes refolding of misfolded polypeptides especially under stressful conditions; forms two stacked rings of heptamers to form a barrel-shaped 14mer; ends can be capped by GroES; misfolded proteins enter the barrel where they are refolded when GroES binds) produces MAAKEVKFSRDARERILRGVDILADAVKVTLGPKGRNVVIDKSFGAPRITKDGVSVAKEIELKDKFENMGAQMVREVASKTNDVAGDGTTTATVLAQAIVREGMKSVAAGMNPMDLKRGIDLAVTKVVEDLKARSKPVSGTKEIQQVGIISANGDTVVGEKIGEAMERVGKEGVITVEEAKGLEFELDVVEGMQFDRGYLSPYFITNPEKMQVELADPYILIHEKKLSNLQSILPILEAVVQSGRPLLIIAEDIEGEALATLVVNKLRGGLKVAAVKAPGFGDRRKAMLEDIAVLTKGEVVSEDLGIKLENVTLGMLGTAKRVTIDKDNTTIVDGAGDAEAIKGRTEQIRAQIETTTSDYDREKLQERLAKLAGGVAVIKVGGASEVEVKERKDRVDDALHATRAAVEEGIVPGGGTALLYATKALSGLKGANDDQTRGIDIIRKAIEAPLRQIAQNAGVDGAVVAGNLLRENDETKGFNAATDAYENLVAAGVIDPTKVVRAALQDAASVAGLLITTEATIAELPDDKPAMPAMPGGMGGMGGMDF; encoded by the coding sequence ATGGCTGCAAAAGAAGTAAAATTCTCCCGCGACGCCCGTGAGCGCATCCTGCGCGGCGTCGACATTCTGGCCGACGCGGTCAAGGTGACTCTGGGGCCGAAGGGCCGCAACGTCGTCATCGACAAGAGCTTCGGCGCGCCCCGCATCACCAAGGACGGTGTTTCGGTCGCCAAGGAAATCGAACTGAAGGACAAGTTCGAGAATATGGGCGCCCAGATGGTCCGCGAAGTCGCTTCGAAGACCAACGACGTCGCCGGTGACGGCACCACCACCGCGACCGTTCTTGCCCAGGCGATCGTTCGCGAAGGCATGAAGTCGGTTGCCGCCGGCATGAACCCGATGGACCTGAAGCGCGGCATCGACCTTGCCGTCACGAAGGTTGTCGAAGACCTCAAGGCCCGTTCCAAGCCGGTGTCCGGCACCAAGGAAATCCAGCAGGTCGGCATCATCTCGGCCAATGGCGACACGGTCGTCGGCGAGAAGATCGGCGAAGCGATGGAGCGCGTCGGCAAGGAAGGCGTGATCACCGTCGAGGAAGCCAAGGGCCTCGAATTCGAACTGGATGTCGTGGAAGGCATGCAGTTCGATCGCGGCTACCTGTCGCCCTATTTCATCACCAACCCGGAAAAGATGCAGGTCGAACTCGCTGACCCCTACATCCTGATCCACGAGAAGAAGCTGTCGAACCTCCAGTCGATCCTGCCGATCCTCGAAGCAGTCGTGCAGTCGGGCCGTCCGCTGCTCATCATCGCGGAAGACATTGAAGGCGAAGCGCTGGCGACCCTGGTCGTCAACAAGCTGCGCGGCGGCCTGAAGGTCGCTGCGGTCAAGGCTCCGGGCTTCGGCGACCGCCGCAAGGCCATGCTGGAAGACATCGCCGTCCTGACCAAGGGCGAAGTCGTTTCCGAAGACCTCGGCATCAAGCTCGAAAACGTCACCCTGGGCATGCTCGGCACCGCCAAGCGCGTCACCATCGACAAGGACAACACCACCATCGTCGATGGCGCCGGTGACGCCGAAGCGATCAAGGGCCGCACCGAGCAGATCCGCGCTCAGATCGAGACGACCACGTCCGACTACGACCGCGAAAAGCTGCAGGAGCGTCTGGCCAAGCTGGCTGGCGGCGTGGCCGTCATCAAGGTTGGCGGCGCATCGGAAGTCGAAGTCAAGGAGCGCAAGGACCGCGTCGACGACGCGCTGCACGCGACGCGCGCGGCCGTTGAAGAAGGCATCGTCCCCGGTGGCGGCACGGCGCTTCTCTACGCGACCAAGGCCCTGAGCGGCCTCAAGGGCGCCAATGACGACCAGACCCGCGGTATCGACATCATCCGCAAGGCCATCGAAGCGCCGCTGCGCCAGATCGCCCAGAATGCGGGCGTTGACGGCGCCGTCGTCGCCGGCAACCTGCTGCGCGAAAATGACGAGACCAAGGGCTTCAACGCCGCCACCGACGCCTATGAAAATCTGGTTGCCGCTGGCGTCATCGACCCGACCAAGGTTGTTCGTGCTGCTCTGCAGGACGCGGCTTCGGTTGCCGGTCTGTTGATCACCACTGAAGCGACCATTGCCGAACTGCCCGACGACAAGCCGGCGATGCCGGCCATGCCCGGCGGCATGGGCGGCATGGGCGGCATGGACTTCTAA